The following are encoded together in the Capsulimonas corticalis genome:
- a CDS encoding ATP-binding cassette domain-containing protein has protein sequence MATILQKPQFEGLKGDSQGARVTVRGAHKYFGENKVLVDLDLDIAPGEFVAVVGRSGCGKSTLLRLLAGLEPATRGLVAIDDQPLRTLHPDVRVMFQDARLMPWMHVLENTGLGLTGDWKPKAQAALDDVGLGDRGKDWPSILSGGQRQRVALARALASHPRFLLLDEPLGALDALTRPDMQRLIEDLWRQRGFTTLLITHDAEEAVALADRVVQIQNGVISVDIPVQLPRPRDRASAEFIALREEILRHVRAAE, from the coding sequence GTGGCGACAATTCTACAAAAACCACAATTTGAAGGCTTAAAAGGCGATTCCCAGGGCGCGCGCGTCACCGTACGCGGGGCGCATAAATACTTTGGCGAGAACAAAGTTCTGGTCGATTTGGACTTAGATATCGCGCCGGGCGAGTTCGTGGCGGTGGTTGGGCGCAGCGGGTGCGGCAAGAGCACGCTGCTGCGTCTGCTGGCGGGACTGGAGCCGGCGACCCGGGGGCTGGTCGCGATCGACGATCAGCCGCTCCGCACGCTGCATCCGGATGTCCGTGTGATGTTCCAGGACGCGCGTTTGATGCCGTGGATGCACGTGCTGGAAAACACAGGGCTTGGACTCACCGGCGACTGGAAGCCGAAGGCGCAGGCGGCGCTGGATGATGTGGGTCTGGGAGACCGGGGCAAGGATTGGCCGTCGATCCTCAGCGGCGGCCAGCGCCAGCGCGTCGCCCTCGCGCGCGCCCTCGCCAGTCATCCTCGTTTCCTGCTGCTCGACGAACCGCTCGGCGCGCTCGACGCCCTGACTCGCCCGGACATGCAGCGCCTGATCGAAGACCTCTGGCGGCAGCGCGGCTTCACCACCCTGCTCATCACGCACGACGCCGAAGAAGCCGTCGCCCTCGCCGACCGCGTCGTCCAGATTCAGAACGGCGTCATCTCCGTCGACATCCCCGTCCAACTCCCCCGCCCGCGCGACCGCGCCTCGGCGGAGTTCATCGCCCTGCGCGAAGAGATCCTGCGCCATGTGCGAGCCGCCGAGTGA
- a CDS encoding ABC transporter permease subunit — MAAPKSAVRSGGDLWGRVLPWAVPLVILAVWQWLAQRGTIAPQVLPSPVGVVKAGVVLAHTELAADIAISAKRAFTGFAIGGSLGFLFGMINGLVRRSEQTLDSTIQMARTIPHLALIPLLILWFGIGEETKIVLVALGVFFPIYLNTFHGMRAVDPSLVEAGRVYGIKGFRLFRQVILPAALPSILIGLRFALGAMWLTLIVAETVAADSGIGYMTTNAREYMQTDVVVFGILLYALLGKGADLAARLLERVFLPWHTGYGGAAK, encoded by the coding sequence ATGGCGGCGCCCAAATCCGCCGTCCGCTCCGGCGGCGATCTCTGGGGCCGCGTGCTGCCCTGGGCCGTCCCGCTGGTCATCCTCGCCGTCTGGCAATGGCTGGCCCAGCGCGGGACGATCGCGCCGCAGGTGCTGCCCTCTCCGGTGGGAGTTGTCAAAGCCGGCGTCGTCCTGGCGCACACCGAACTGGCGGCGGACATCGCCATCAGCGCCAAGCGCGCCTTCACCGGCTTCGCGATCGGCGGCTCCCTGGGCTTCCTCTTCGGCATGATCAACGGCCTGGTTCGACGCAGCGAGCAAACGCTGGACAGCACCATCCAGATGGCGCGCACGATCCCGCACCTCGCCCTGATCCCGCTGCTGATCCTGTGGTTCGGCATTGGCGAAGAAACCAAGATCGTCCTGGTTGCGCTCGGCGTCTTCTTCCCGATTTACCTGAACACCTTCCACGGCATGCGCGCCGTTGATCCTTCCCTCGTGGAAGCCGGCCGCGTCTACGGGATCAAAGGCTTCCGTCTGTTTCGGCAAGTCATCCTTCCCGCCGCACTGCCCTCGATCCTGATCGGCCTCCGGTTCGCGCTAGGCGCAATGTGGCTGACCCTAATTGTCGCCGAAACCGTCGCCGCCGACTCCGGCATCGGCTACATGACCACCAACGCCCGCGAATACATGCAAACCGACGTCGTCGTCTTCGGCATCCTGCTCTACGCCCTGCTCGGCAAGGGCGCGGACCTGGCGGCGCGGCTGCTGGAGCGCGTCTTCCTACCCTGGCACACGGGGTATGGAGGGGCGGCGAAGTAG
- a CDS encoding PhnD/SsuA/transferrin family substrate-binding protein, translating to MSTRVAGKRIERRWIAAGALALPLLFVGCGPKGAHSPGGYESSQTGVLRVGIISTTGKQPSGPEGLAYKQGTLIKDLASAGITQIEFTPFANGPDLNEAMAAGGLDVGEYGDTPALVGRSAGLPTRAINQNTVGTNAWLIVRADGPKTVDDLRGKTVATSKGSYMARYLLGLLAEKNLTKDVKFVHLLPNAAESALQHGDIAAYAAPGGTGPLLIQHGYKAIDQANQHPGLSGSGVTVVSETYLAAHPQFPAIWNKARANAIDNAQAHPEDYYQFQTALSKLPEPIVKASYPIALYSKEPFTPKGLALLSGTKAFLVQQHLAKSDFDLKTWTVSPAGATQSAALPK from the coding sequence TTGAGTACGAGAGTTGCTGGAAAACGAATCGAACGCCGATGGATCGCCGCCGGCGCGCTGGCCTTGCCGCTGCTATTTGTGGGCTGTGGCCCCAAGGGCGCGCACTCCCCGGGCGGATATGAGAGCAGCCAAACGGGAGTTCTGCGCGTCGGCATCATCAGCACGACCGGCAAGCAGCCGTCGGGTCCCGAAGGTCTCGCCTACAAGCAAGGGACGCTGATCAAGGACCTCGCGAGCGCGGGGATCACTCAGATCGAGTTCACGCCGTTCGCGAATGGACCAGACCTGAATGAAGCGATGGCGGCGGGCGGCCTGGATGTCGGCGAATACGGCGATACTCCGGCCCTGGTCGGACGATCGGCGGGCCTCCCTACCCGCGCCATCAATCAGAACACCGTGGGGACGAACGCCTGGCTGATCGTCCGCGCCGACGGGCCAAAGACGGTGGATGATCTGCGCGGCAAGACCGTCGCCACCTCCAAAGGCTCCTATATGGCGCGCTACCTGCTGGGATTGCTCGCGGAGAAGAATCTGACCAAGGATGTGAAGTTCGTCCATCTGCTTCCCAACGCCGCCGAATCCGCGCTCCAGCATGGCGACATCGCCGCCTATGCGGCCCCAGGCGGGACCGGTCCTTTGCTGATCCAGCACGGCTACAAGGCGATCGATCAGGCGAACCAGCACCCAGGCCTCAGCGGCAGCGGCGTCACGGTCGTTTCCGAAACCTATCTTGCCGCCCATCCGCAGTTCCCGGCGATCTGGAACAAGGCGCGCGCTAACGCGATCGACAACGCGCAGGCGCACCCGGAAGATTACTACCAATTTCAGACGGCTCTGAGCAAGCTGCCCGAGCCAATCGTCAAGGCGTCCTATCCGATCGCGCTCTATTCCAAAGAGCCGTTCACGCCCAAAGGTCTGGCGCTGCTCAGCGGCACCAAGGCGTTCCTCGTGCAGCAGCATCTCGCCAAATCGGACTTTGACTTGAAGACCTGGACTGTTTCCCCTGCAGGCGCCACGCAATCGGCGGCGCTGCCGAAATAG
- a CDS encoding 4Fe-4S dicluster domain-containing protein: protein MIELVSQSRCIECNLCVKVCPTNVFDEVDGGAPVIARQSACQTCFMCEVYCPADALYVAPEAEASVAVDEDRLIDLGLLGSYREAVGWGPGRTPGAAKVDATDYMQEKIRKVLH, encoded by the coding sequence ATGATCGAACTTGTCAGCCAATCCCGCTGCATCGAATGCAACCTTTGCGTGAAGGTCTGCCCGACGAACGTCTTCGACGAGGTCGACGGCGGCGCGCCGGTCATCGCCCGGCAGTCGGCATGCCAGACCTGTTTCATGTGCGAAGTTTATTGCCCGGCGGATGCGCTGTATGTCGCCCCCGAAGCGGAGGCGTCGGTGGCGGTGGACGAAGACCGGTTGATCGACCTGGGACTGCTCGGCAGCTACCGCGAGGCGGTCGGCTGGGGTCCGGGCCGCACTCCCGGAGCGGCGAAGGTCGATGCGACGGATTATATGCAGGAGAAGATCCGCAAAGTTCTGCATTAG
- a CDS encoding FAD-dependent oxidoreductase — protein MSDAFSISTQQNEPLELTADVLVIGGGPAGTWAAWSAASKGARVVLADKGYCGASGATAPSGVGVWYVQPDPEERAKAKASREALGGFLADHSWMDRVLDQTYENVAHLAQWGYPFPTNERGEQVRRGMQGPEYMKIMRKVVKQAGVKILDHSPALELLLDFDGVVAGAAGVQRQENRPWSVKAGAVVIATGGCAFLSKALGTNVLTGDGGLMAAEAGGEMSGMEFSNAYSLAPAFSSVTKSAYYSWASFTYEDGRVIEGAGSQRGRSIIAKTLLTQPVFCQLDKADDETQVWMRKGQPNFFLPFDRAGINPFTDRFPVTMRLEGTVRGTGGIRIADTTCATTAPGLYAAGDAATRELICGGFTGGGSHNAAWAISSGYWAGGGAAAYALSLGEKAHNRRLRGAGRAALRPAGAGFDTAEIVRGVQSEVTPYDKNLFRTEAGLRSSLVELNGLWRAVQGRPESASTTEGVIQARQAAAMVATARWMYASAHVRTETRGMHKRVDHPAQSPEQQYRLLSGGLDTVWVKPDPTSVAAPAPKETVSR, from the coding sequence ATGAGTGACGCTTTTTCGATCTCGACCCAGCAGAACGAACCGCTCGAATTGACGGCGGATGTCCTGGTCATCGGCGGCGGTCCCGCCGGGACGTGGGCAGCGTGGAGCGCCGCATCGAAGGGCGCGCGCGTGGTGCTGGCGGACAAGGGGTACTGCGGCGCCAGCGGCGCGACGGCGCCGTCGGGCGTGGGTGTCTGGTATGTACAGCCCGATCCGGAAGAGCGCGCGAAGGCGAAGGCGAGCCGGGAAGCGCTCGGCGGATTTTTGGCCGATCATAGCTGGATGGACCGCGTGCTGGATCAGACCTATGAGAATGTCGCGCATCTCGCGCAGTGGGGGTATCCGTTCCCGACCAACGAGCGCGGCGAGCAGGTACGGCGCGGTATGCAGGGTCCGGAATACATGAAGATCATGCGCAAAGTCGTGAAACAGGCGGGTGTGAAGATTCTGGATCATAGCCCGGCGCTGGAGCTGCTGCTGGATTTCGACGGCGTTGTGGCCGGCGCGGCGGGCGTGCAGCGTCAGGAAAATCGGCCCTGGTCGGTGAAGGCCGGCGCCGTGGTGATCGCCACCGGCGGCTGCGCGTTTTTGAGCAAGGCGCTGGGAACGAACGTTTTGACGGGCGACGGCGGCCTGATGGCCGCCGAGGCCGGCGGCGAGATGAGCGGCATGGAGTTTTCCAACGCGTATTCGCTGGCGCCGGCGTTCTCGTCCGTCACCAAGAGCGCCTACTATAGCTGGGCGTCCTTCACCTACGAAGACGGCCGCGTGATCGAAGGCGCGGGATCGCAGCGCGGGCGCTCGATCATCGCCAAAACACTGCTCACGCAGCCGGTCTTCTGCCAGCTCGACAAAGCCGATGACGAAACGCAGGTCTGGATGCGCAAGGGCCAGCCCAATTTCTTCCTGCCGTTCGATCGCGCCGGGATCAACCCGTTCACGGACCGGTTCCCGGTGACGATGCGCCTGGAAGGCACCGTGCGCGGCACCGGCGGCATTCGGATCGCCGACACGACCTGCGCCACCACGGCGCCGGGCCTGTACGCGGCGGGCGACGCCGCGACGCGCGAGCTGATCTGCGGCGGCTTTACCGGCGGCGGCAGCCACAACGCCGCCTGGGCGATCTCTTCGGGCTACTGGGCCGGTGGCGGCGCGGCGGCGTATGCCCTGTCGCTGGGCGAAAAGGCGCACAACCGGCGTCTGCGCGGCGCGGGCCGCGCCGCGCTGCGTCCCGCCGGAGCGGGCTTCGACACCGCCGAGATCGTTCGCGGCGTGCAGTCGGAAGTCACGCCCTACGACAAGAATCTGTTCCGCACCGAAGCCGGCCTGCGCAGTTCGCTGGTGGAGCTCAATGGACTCTGGCGCGCCGTGCAGGGCCGTCCGGAATCCGCTTCCACGACCGAGGGCGTGATCCAGGCGCGGCAGGCGGCGGCGATGGTGGCGACCGCGCGCTGGATGTACGCCAGCGCCCATGTCCGCACCGAGACGCGCGGCATGCACAAGCGGGTGGACCACCCCGCGCAGTCGCCGGAGCAGCAGTATCGACTCCTGAGCGGCGGGCTGGATACGGTCTGGGTCAAACCCGACCCGACCAGCGTCGCCGCCCCCGCCCCGAAAGAAACGGTGTCCCGATGA
- a CDS encoding helix-hairpin-helix domain-containing protein, with protein sequence MQDPRIRWALVAVIGVIACAGGANLYAKRHTPPAPITITDAPSAAPGGAPDVLSAAPTKTLTAVGSTTSILPSDLICYVHVAGAVRNPGLYHLPLPNRVANAIHAAGGGTSKADLDALNLAEPIADGEKIYVPERHEDPARIQHYTPGNSIGHTTIHVARAPRLPAASPLPAFGKAVPLPIDASAVAPSPSASAGDQAAGSEPAASSEEGAPTHAHASHPDKITAASGERININTASATDLERLPGVGPATAAHIIDYRTQNGGFHKIEDLMDVKGIGEKKLAKIAPFVTL encoded by the coding sequence ATGCAGGACCCTCGGATTCGCTGGGCGCTCGTCGCCGTCATTGGCGTGATCGCGTGCGCCGGAGGCGCGAACCTTTACGCAAAGCGTCACACGCCCCCAGCGCCGATCACAATTACCGATGCTCCCAGCGCCGCGCCGGGCGGCGCGCCGGATGTTCTGAGCGCGGCGCCCACGAAAACCCTGACGGCGGTTGGATCGACCACCTCTATTCTGCCCTCCGATTTGATTTGCTACGTGCACGTCGCCGGAGCGGTCCGAAATCCGGGCCTCTATCATCTTCCCCTCCCCAACCGTGTCGCCAACGCCATCCATGCGGCGGGTGGCGGGACTTCCAAAGCCGATCTCGACGCCTTGAACCTCGCGGAGCCGATCGCGGACGGTGAAAAGATTTACGTCCCCGAACGCCACGAAGATCCCGCCAGGATCCAGCATTATACGCCCGGCAACAGCATCGGCCACACGACGATCCACGTTGCGCGCGCTCCGCGCTTGCCGGCCGCCTCCCCGCTGCCCGCCTTCGGAAAAGCCGTCCCGCTGCCGATTGACGCCAGCGCCGTCGCCCCCAGTCCTTCTGCCTCCGCAGGCGACCAAGCCGCCGGCTCGGAGCCTGCCGCATCATCGGAAGAAGGCGCTCCGACCCACGCGCACGCCTCCCATCCCGACAAAATTACCGCCGCGTCCGGCGAGCGCATCAACATCAACACCGCTTCGGCGACGGATTTGGAGCGCCTGCCAGGCGTCGGCCCCGCCACCGCCGCGCATATCATCGACTATCGCACGCAGAACGGCGGCTTCCATAAGATCGAAGATTTGATGGACGTCAAAGGCATCGGCGAAAAAAAGCTGGCCAAGATCGCGCCGTTTGTGACGCTGTAA
- the leuS gene encoding leucine--tRNA ligase — protein sequence MALDERYNFNEIEKKWQDRWAEANLYHVEIDPSKPKYYGLEFFPYPSGAGLSVGHFKNYAPNDAFLRYKSMRGFNVLHPMGWDAFGMPAENEAINKKRQPSTMVREYAANYKRQLNLIGMGYDWDREINSSDPAYYHWTQWIFLMLNQRGLAERKNANINWCPFDKTALANEEVVNGRCQRCGTPVEKKAMPQWYLKITEYAERLLSGLDTVDWPEGIKMQQRNWIGRSEGAEVDFQAGEHTITVFTTRPDTLWGATFMVLAPEHPLVETLTTPEHTDDIAAYVARAGRLADIDRQAEGREKTGVFTGSYASNPVNGEQVPIWIADYVLTGYGTGAIMAVPAHDQRDFDFARKFDLPIIPVYQQPGEAITGESMTQATTDQGVLTNSGAFNGLAYSKATVRQVSAWLEQQGKGKPVVNYRFRDWLLSRQRYWGVPIPIIHCPEHGAVPVPEDQLPVLLPPVENYQPSGTGESPLATIPEFVNTVCPICGGAARRETDTMAGFACSSWYFLRFADPHNGSAPFSSEAAKYWLPVDTYVGGAEHAVMHLLYARFWTKVLYDAGKLEFDEPFTRLRNQGMMLAYTPGRKPELDERTSEDSSDEPIEDWVAIKPEDLPKYKPEEIVYRWAKMSKSAGNVVTPDETAAKYGADSTRVYEMFIAPFEETVQWSEDGIRGSFKFLARVYRLVAQQSEGWTPDWRARVGDLTDAKEKALRRKTHQTIVKIADDLENFRFNTSVAGLMEWVNAMYEVVNALPAGERSAALDEAIENLILILAPFAPHLADELWQVGLGQSGFLYKHAWPESDPEVAKADEITLVVQVNGKVRDKITAPAGLDNESLKAIALESERVQEHTHGKTIRNVIVVPGKLVNIVVG from the coding sequence ATGGCGTTGGACGAACGTTACAACTTTAACGAGATTGAGAAGAAGTGGCAGGATCGCTGGGCGGAAGCGAACCTCTATCATGTGGAGATCGACCCCAGTAAGCCGAAATATTACGGGCTGGAATTCTTTCCCTACCCCTCCGGCGCGGGTCTGAGCGTCGGACACTTCAAGAACTATGCTCCCAATGACGCGTTTTTGCGCTACAAGTCGATGCGCGGTTTCAATGTGCTGCATCCGATGGGCTGGGACGCCTTCGGAATGCCCGCCGAAAATGAAGCGATCAACAAAAAACGGCAGCCGAGCACGATGGTCAGAGAGTACGCGGCGAACTACAAGCGCCAGTTAAACCTGATCGGCATGGGTTACGACTGGGACCGGGAGATCAACTCCAGCGATCCCGCCTACTATCATTGGACGCAGTGGATCTTCCTGATGCTGAACCAGCGCGGTTTGGCCGAACGCAAGAACGCCAATATCAACTGGTGCCCATTCGACAAAACGGCCCTGGCGAACGAAGAAGTCGTCAACGGCCGCTGTCAGCGCTGCGGAACCCCGGTTGAGAAAAAGGCGATGCCGCAGTGGTATCTGAAGATCACCGAGTACGCCGAGCGGCTGCTCTCCGGTCTGGATACCGTGGACTGGCCCGAAGGCATCAAGATGCAGCAGCGCAACTGGATCGGCCGCAGCGAAGGCGCTGAGGTGGATTTCCAGGCGGGCGAGCACACGATCACCGTCTTCACGACCCGTCCGGACACGCTCTGGGGCGCGACCTTTATGGTCCTGGCGCCCGAGCATCCGCTCGTCGAGACATTGACGACGCCGGAGCACACGGACGATATCGCGGCGTATGTCGCCCGCGCCGGACGACTGGCCGATATCGACCGCCAGGCCGAAGGCCGCGAGAAAACCGGCGTCTTCACCGGCTCTTATGCGTCCAACCCCGTAAACGGCGAGCAGGTCCCGATCTGGATCGCCGACTATGTCCTGACGGGCTACGGAACCGGCGCGATCATGGCCGTGCCCGCGCACGACCAGCGCGACTTTGACTTCGCCCGCAAGTTCGATCTGCCGATCATTCCGGTCTATCAGCAGCCCGGCGAGGCGATCACCGGCGAATCCATGACGCAGGCGACGACAGATCAGGGTGTCCTGACCAATTCAGGCGCGTTCAACGGCCTGGCGTATAGCAAGGCCACCGTGCGGCAAGTTTCGGCGTGGCTGGAGCAGCAGGGCAAGGGCAAGCCGGTCGTCAACTACCGGTTCCGAGACTGGCTGCTCTCCCGCCAGCGGTACTGGGGCGTTCCGATCCCGATCATCCATTGCCCGGAGCACGGCGCGGTCCCGGTCCCTGAGGATCAATTGCCCGTTTTGCTGCCTCCGGTCGAGAATTACCAGCCGTCGGGCACGGGCGAGTCGCCGCTGGCGACGATCCCCGAGTTCGTCAACACCGTCTGCCCGATCTGCGGCGGCGCGGCGCGGCGCGAAACGGACACGATGGCCGGCTTCGCCTGCTCGTCCTGGTACTTCCTGAGGTTCGCCGACCCGCACAACGGCTCCGCGCCGTTCTCGTCCGAGGCCGCGAAGTACTGGCTGCCCGTGGACACCTATGTCGGCGGCGCCGAGCACGCCGTCATGCACCTGCTCTATGCCCGGTTCTGGACGAAGGTGTTATACGACGCCGGCAAGCTGGAGTTCGACGAGCCGTTCACGCGCCTGCGCAATCAAGGCATGATGCTCGCCTACACGCCCGGCCGCAAGCCGGAGCTGGATGAGCGAACGTCGGAAGATAGCTCCGACGAACCGATCGAAGACTGGGTCGCGATCAAGCCCGAAGATCTGCCTAAGTACAAACCCGAAGAGATCGTCTATCGCTGGGCGAAGATGTCCAAGAGCGCCGGCAATGTCGTGACGCCCGATGAGACCGCCGCCAAGTACGGCGCGGACTCCACGCGTGTCTACGAGATGTTCATCGCTCCGTTTGAAGAAACGGTGCAGTGGAGCGAGGACGGCATCCGGGGATCGTTCAAGTTCCTGGCGCGTGTCTACCGATTGGTCGCCCAGCAGTCCGAAGGCTGGACGCCCGATTGGCGCGCGCGCGTCGGCGACCTCACGGACGCCAAGGAAAAGGCCCTGCGCCGCAAGACGCACCAGACGATCGTCAAGATCGCCGACGACCTGGAGAACTTCCGGTTCAACACCTCCGTCGCGGGCCTGATGGAGTGGGTGAACGCGATGTACGAAGTCGTCAACGCCCTGCCCGCCGGCGAGCGCTCGGCGGCTCTTGACGAAGCCATCGAAAACCTGATCCTGATCCTCGCGCCCTTCGCCCCGCATCTGGCCGACGAGCTCTGGCAGGTCGGCCTTGGACAATCGGGCTTCCTGTACAAGCACGCCTGGCCCGAATCCGATCCTGAAGTCGCCAAAGCCGACGAGATCACCCTCGTCGTCCAGGTCAACGGAAAGGTCCGCGACAAGATCACCGCGCCCGCCGGCCTGGACAACGAATCGCTCAAAGCCATCGCGCTGGAAAGCGAGCGCGTTCAGGAGCACACCCACGGCAAGACGATCCGCAACGTGATCGTGGTGCCGGGGAAACTGGTGAATATTGTGGTGGGGTAG
- a CDS encoding NAD-dependent epimerase/dehydratase family protein codes for MTQESKRRVLVTGAAGYIGSYFAEHSSEKYDLRLMVREQDWAIDRIRPFGEVVYADLSSIERLQELFEGVDAIVHLAANPRPDALWNDLLEPNIIGTYNVFTAAVAAKVRRVIYASSVHAVAGYPDDVQVKTGDPVNPPDLYGVAKCFGEALARYMSSQQGLSAIVVRIGAYKTVERGRMDKGPHLRNSFVSKRDLNQLLHRCIDVEDLPFAILHGVSDNQFKRLDISTTRDLVGYDPQDDVLRDEPLP; via the coding sequence ATGACGCAAGAATCGAAGCGGCGGGTGCTGGTGACGGGGGCGGCGGGATATATTGGATCCTACTTTGCGGAGCATTCGTCCGAGAAGTACGATTTGCGTCTGATGGTGCGCGAGCAAGATTGGGCGATCGACCGGATCCGCCCCTTCGGCGAAGTCGTGTACGCCGATCTGAGCAGCATCGAACGCCTCCAGGAGCTGTTCGAGGGCGTGGACGCCATCGTCCACCTGGCCGCGAACCCGCGCCCCGACGCGCTTTGGAACGATTTGCTCGAACCCAATATCATCGGAACCTACAACGTCTTCACGGCGGCCGTCGCCGCCAAAGTCCGGCGCGTCATCTACGCCTCCTCGGTGCACGCCGTCGCGGGATATCCGGACGACGTTCAGGTTAAGACCGGCGATCCGGTCAATCCTCCCGATTTGTACGGCGTGGCGAAGTGCTTTGGCGAGGCGCTGGCCCGGTACATGTCGTCGCAGCAGGGCCTCAGCGCCATCGTCGTGCGGATCGGCGCCTACAAAACCGTGGAGCGTGGCCGCATGGATAAAGGCCCGCATCTGCGAAACTCATTCGTCTCCAAGCGCGATCTGAATCAGCTGCTCCACCGGTGCATCGACGTCGAGGATTTGCCCTTCGCAATTCTTCACGGCGTCAGCGACAACCAATTCAAGCGTCTTGATATCTCCACCACGCGCGATCTGGTCGGTTACGATCCACAGGACGACGTACTGCGCGACGAGCCTCTTCCCTAG
- a CDS encoding nuclear transport factor 2 family protein, with amino-acid sequence MSVKEVAQGLVDLCKEGKFEEAMSQYYSDDIVSTEPMGENPVSTGIAAVKAKGEWWVTNFEVHGVVVTGPFVNGDQFIVGFELDATNRPSGKRETMKEAGLYTVKDDKIVNEIFYY; translated from the coding sequence ATGTCCGTCAAAGAAGTCGCGCAGGGTCTGGTTGACCTTTGCAAAGAAGGCAAGTTCGAAGAAGCGATGAGTCAGTATTATTCTGATGACATCGTCAGCACCGAGCCGATGGGCGAAAATCCCGTCTCGACCGGAATCGCCGCCGTGAAGGCGAAGGGCGAATGGTGGGTTACGAATTTCGAAGTCCACGGCGTGGTCGTCACTGGCCCCTTCGTGAACGGAGACCAGTTCATCGTTGGATTCGAGCTCGACGCCACGAATCGTCCCAGCGGCAAGCGGGAGACGATGAAGGAAGCGGGACTGTACACCGTCAAAGACGACAAGATCGTCAATGAGATCTTCTACTACTAA
- a CDS encoding nuclear transport factor 2 family protein has protein sequence MTTAQIALAVADLARQGKFGDEIARFYADDIVSVEPEGVPAEARGRAAVAAKVQAWFDDYDVHQVTATGPFVHGDEFIIGLKIQMTPRNGGETILFEEAARYVVRDGKIVEERFYC, from the coding sequence ATGACAACCGCGCAAATCGCGCTCGCAGTGGCCGATCTCGCGCGGCAGGGAAAGTTCGGCGATGAGATCGCCCGGTTTTACGCGGACGACATCGTGAGCGTCGAGCCCGAAGGCGTACCCGCCGAGGCGCGCGGACGCGCCGCCGTCGCCGCCAAAGTGCAGGCGTGGTTCGATGACTATGACGTCCATCAGGTGACGGCGACAGGGCCTTTCGTCCACGGAGACGAATTTATCATCGGCCTCAAAATCCAGATGACGCCCCGCAATGGCGGCGAAACGATTCTTTTTGAAGAGGCCGCGCGCTACGTGGTCCGAGACGGAAAAATCGTCGAAGAACGGTTCTACTGCTGA
- a CDS encoding 7-carboxy-7-deazaguanine synthase QueE has translation MSSTLVLQPHNGRPYLGATPDPAAATRDAMAAAKSGALPLVEIFYSLQGEGLRTGQATVFVRFAGCNLACEFCDTDFRVQRLGTPEEIADEIASLAPDCRWVCFTGGEPTIQDLQALSDLLHARGYHLQMETNGTRPQPGWGIDHVTVSPKQPQGGRLDSWYEANAAEFKYVVDDDADLARALDGARGHGRMTFLQPNALNKDAVALCIEAVKAHPALFRLSLQTHKFLDIR, from the coding sequence ATGTCCAGCACGCTTGTACTTCAGCCTCATAACGGACGGCCTTATCTTGGCGCGACGCCTGATCCCGCCGCCGCGACTCGCGACGCGATGGCGGCGGCGAAGTCGGGGGCGCTGCCGCTGGTGGAGATCTTTTATTCTTTGCAGGGCGAGGGGCTGCGCACCGGGCAGGCGACGGTGTTTGTCCGTTTCGCGGGCTGCAATCTGGCGTGCGAGTTTTGCGATACGGATTTTCGGGTTCAGCGACTGGGGACGCCGGAGGAGATTGCGGACGAAATCGCAAGTCTGGCGCCGGACTGCCGCTGGGTCTGCTTCACGGGCGGGGAGCCGACGATCCAGGATTTGCAGGCGCTGTCCGATCTTTTGCATGCGCGTGGCTACCATCTGCAAATGGAGACAAACGGTACGCGGCCGCAGCCGGGGTGGGGGATCGACCACGTCACCGTCTCGCCCAAGCAGCCGCAGGGCGGCCGATTGGATTCCTGGTATGAAGCGAACGCAGCAGAGTTCAAATATGTAGTGGACGACGACGCGGATCTGGCGCGCGCTCTCGACGGCGCGCGCGGTCATGGACGCATGACGTTCCTCCAGCCCAACGCCTTAAACAAAGACGCCGTCGCGCTTTGCATCGAGGCTGTGAAGGCGCATCCGGCGCTGTTTCGGCTGTCCTTGCAGACGCATAAATTTCTCGATATCCGCTGA